One stretch of Halobacillus litoralis DNA includes these proteins:
- a CDS encoding DUF58 domain-containing protein: MTKSFKNLWDQFLFRDKGIVPTKRLLLLILSISFVLLLLTWTGLSWPLIIATNGAILLLSLVDLTFSPKRKDLQIRRDMDEEMERGIENEGSVVVRNGSGKGMAMKVIDHFPQSFSQPFPLRKEIQGYEQVRITYPFHAEQRGEYTLPHLHIRYRSRFGLWEKQMRVDQTESVRIIPDLTESRNFLEDAQRFLLYEGTRLKRRQVGAGEFSKIRSYVVGDDIRKINWRQTAKVQNLMTNEYEPEHGKFVTLLIDCGRMMGVELEESNRLEKSLEAAMTVATAALKRGDYVAVLAFSKHVHVYVPPAKGMAHMQTILKEIYNLKVEGYESNYTAVFQHLQKVQSRRSLLLLFSDVSTFLYEEAALHYLQRLRRSHLFLMMGIEDKVIDSQTKREPEDVKTTLVKTMAQKHVLDKKQELKKWERQGLQMTEAPEEELATAAVSHYINIMNRGLL; this comes from the coding sequence ATGACCAAATCATTCAAGAACTTGTGGGATCAGTTCCTGTTCCGCGATAAAGGGATTGTTCCAACGAAACGTCTGCTCTTGCTTATCCTTTCCATATCATTCGTATTGCTTTTACTAACATGGACAGGTCTTTCATGGCCATTAATCATCGCCACAAATGGGGCGATTCTATTATTGAGCTTGGTTGATCTTACTTTTTCCCCTAAACGGAAAGATCTTCAAATTCGACGGGATATGGATGAAGAAATGGAGCGCGGGATTGAAAATGAGGGATCTGTGGTGGTCAGGAATGGTTCTGGTAAAGGAATGGCGATGAAAGTCATCGATCACTTTCCGCAATCGTTCAGCCAGCCGTTTCCTCTGAGAAAAGAGATCCAGGGATATGAGCAAGTACGCATCACCTATCCTTTTCACGCCGAACAACGTGGAGAGTACACGCTTCCTCACCTTCATATTCGCTATCGTTCTCGTTTTGGTTTATGGGAAAAACAGATGAGGGTGGATCAAACCGAGAGTGTGCGGATCATTCCTGACCTCACGGAGAGCAGGAACTTCCTTGAGGACGCGCAGCGTTTCCTTCTCTACGAAGGAACACGTTTGAAGAGACGTCAGGTGGGAGCGGGGGAGTTCAGTAAAATTCGTTCCTATGTCGTAGGAGATGATATCCGGAAAATCAATTGGAGACAAACCGCAAAAGTTCAGAACCTGATGACCAACGAATATGAACCTGAGCATGGAAAATTTGTCACCTTATTGATTGACTGTGGACGGATGATGGGCGTGGAACTTGAGGAGAGCAACCGATTGGAGAAGTCCCTCGAGGCTGCGATGACGGTGGCGACCGCTGCCTTGAAGCGCGGCGATTACGTGGCGGTCCTCGCATTTTCAAAACACGTTCATGTGTATGTGCCGCCGGCAAAAGGAATGGCGCATATGCAAACCATTTTAAAAGAAATTTACAACTTGAAAGTCGAAGGATACGAATCCAACTATACGGCTGTGTTCCAACACCTGCAGAAGGTACAAAGCAGGAGGAGCCTTCTTTTATTGTTCAGTGATGTGAGCACGTTTTTATATGAAGAAGCAGCTCTGCATTATTTACAACGGTTACGGCGCTCGCACTTGTTCTTAATGATGGGAATCGAAGACAAAGTCATCGATTCCCAGACGAAGCGGGAGCCTGAAGATGTAAAGACCACATTAGTAAAGACGATGGCTCAAAAGCATGTGTTGGATAAAAAGCAGGAGTTGAAAAAATGGGAACGGCAAGGCCTCCAAATGACTGAGGCACCGGAAGAGGAGCTGGCGACCGCCGCCGTTTCCCACTATATTAACATCATGAACCGTGGACTTCTCTAG
- a CDS encoding stage II sporulation protein M has translation MNYRSFVKRYREEWRRLEELIQLLHKNRRHWAPKHLEEFQRLYQKITQHLSYSQTYFTEEETTVYLNDLVTKAHNMLYHESTSNWKHLKQMFGSSFITLIGEQWKFVVISMLLFFLGGLAAFLAVYQDPMSLYTILPDSIAQAVDPSRLGSQEGGVNSPIMSAEIMTNNIQVAFLAFAGGVTFGLLTVYLLIYNGIIVGALAALFMVHGKAYDFWAYIVPHGIIELTAIFIAGGAGLLMGYKLWVPGKRTRSYQLKTYAYRSVLLLIGTIPLFIIAGIVEGYITPSNLSLEAKYAFAFITVLGLLAYVIIGKINASKTREVHGS, from the coding sequence ATGAACTATCGATCTTTCGTAAAGCGCTACCGTGAAGAGTGGAGACGTTTAGAAGAACTGATTCAGTTGTTACATAAGAACAGACGCCACTGGGCTCCGAAACACTTAGAAGAGTTTCAGCGCCTGTACCAAAAAATCACCCAACATCTTTCTTACAGTCAAACGTACTTTACAGAAGAAGAAACGACCGTTTACTTGAACGACCTCGTGACTAAAGCACATAACATGCTCTACCATGAAAGCACATCCAATTGGAAACATTTGAAACAAATGTTTGGAAGTTCATTCATTACACTCATCGGTGAACAATGGAAGTTCGTGGTCATCAGCATGCTGTTGTTCTTTTTAGGTGGGTTGGCTGCTTTTCTTGCTGTCTACCAGGACCCGATGAGCCTTTATACGATTCTGCCTGATTCCATCGCTCAAGCTGTAGATCCGAGCCGCCTCGGCAGCCAGGAGGGTGGGGTGAATTCTCCTATCATGTCAGCGGAAATCATGACCAATAATATTCAAGTAGCTTTTCTTGCTTTTGCCGGAGGGGTGACCTTCGGGTTACTGACCGTTTATCTACTCATCTACAACGGAATCATTGTCGGTGCCTTAGCCGCTTTGTTCATGGTTCATGGAAAAGCCTATGACTTCTGGGCCTACATCGTCCCACATGGAATTATTGAACTGACGGCCATTTTCATTGCGGGCGGTGCAGGACTTTTAATGGGTTATAAACTTTGGGTACCCGGCAAACGCACGCGTAGTTATCAATTAAAAACCTATGCCTACCGGTCCGTCCTGCTGTTAATTGGAACCATTCCACTCTTTATCATCGCAGGGATTGTAGAAGGTTACATCACCCCTTCCAACTTATCCCTTGAAGCGAAATATGCATTTGCATTCATTACTGTCCTGGGGCTTTTAGCATACGTAATCATTGGGAAAATCAATGCCAGCAAAACTAGAGAAGTCCACGGTTCATGA
- a CDS encoding RDD family protein, whose amino-acid sequence MEERWRVKTPEHVTLNFQLAGLGSRGAAQIVDSILLGLLYSGMIAFLVFTENHLDFMLEGRGWVIAFVILVLFGIQWGYFFLFEWFSGGKTLGKMMLGLRVVKEDGGKATVLSILIRNLLRIIDMLPFYYLIGMLMVFFHPQHKRLGDLVGGTIVIHERKKERAKKKQTLVEKEIENRGLESTQQVVGDWERQNLTKKDWTLLKTYVHRYPTLKPAEKNTMTREVAEILLPKLGLDDGTKSEDELATRLYAAYIEIKEEWEFQL is encoded by the coding sequence ATGGAGGAAAGGTGGAGAGTAAAGACACCGGAACACGTGACTTTGAATTTTCAATTGGCAGGCTTAGGGAGCAGGGGAGCGGCTCAAATCGTCGACTCCATTCTATTAGGCTTATTATATAGCGGAATGATTGCGTTTCTCGTTTTTACAGAAAACCATTTGGACTTCATGTTGGAAGGGCGCGGGTGGGTGATCGCTTTTGTTATCCTTGTCTTATTCGGCATCCAGTGGGGGTATTTCTTCTTATTCGAATGGTTCAGTGGGGGGAAAACCCTTGGAAAAATGATGCTTGGTCTCCGAGTCGTCAAAGAAGATGGAGGAAAAGCAACGGTCCTATCCATATTGATTCGAAACTTATTACGAATCATTGATATGCTTCCTTTTTATTATCTGATTGGGATGTTGATGGTTTTCTTCCATCCTCAGCACAAAAGACTGGGTGATCTTGTCGGTGGAACGATCGTCATCCATGAACGGAAAAAAGAACGCGCGAAAAAGAAACAGACGCTCGTGGAGAAAGAGATTGAAAACCGGGGCCTGGAATCGACTCAGCAAGTCGTTGGAGACTGGGAAAGACAAAACCTTACGAAAAAAGATTGGACGCTGTTGAAAACCTATGTTCATCGGTACCCGACCCTAAAACCTGCAGAAAAAAACACCATGACCAGGGAGGTTGCTGAGATCCTTCTTCCCAAACTCGGGTTAGATGATGGAACAAAGAGTGAAGATGAGTTAGCTACTCGACTTTATGCTGCTTATATAGAGATAAAAGAAGAGTGGGAATTCCAGTTATAA
- a CDS encoding carboxylate--amine ligase translates to MANKAVVLGANYYIGLSTIRCLGIHDVHVAAVDYAWEGSYGLESKYCTEALIGPHYKEDPEGLKTFLIDYAKKQDHAPVLIPTADPYVEFVDEYLPELREYFLIPQTEQGLYTKIMDKGTLHTLASEHGVAVPETVQVDDENLVKRVEEEIKYPCLVKPVDSPAFVSKFRRKLFKVHNKKELIEKVEQAKEANIEVIVQRIIPDFDDHMYTFDAYLDQNSKVTHWVTCQKLRQFPVNYGASVYTQQKYVPELYELGTKFLEGIGYKGFAEIEFKKDAETGQYYLIEINVRITNLNHLLQKTGINIPYITYKELIGDPVEPKAVEEDQNLVFWYAYEDLLAVREYIKTGQLSPQKVLKSYFRPKAHAIWDPKDPKPAFSFGKKLANLVVNKVTKKSK, encoded by the coding sequence ATGGCGAATAAAGCGGTTGTTCTAGGAGCGAATTATTATATTGGATTGAGTACGATCAGGTGTCTAGGCATTCATGATGTTCATGTTGCAGCGGTGGACTATGCCTGGGAAGGCTCCTACGGACTTGAGTCCAAATATTGTACAGAAGCGTTGATTGGTCCTCACTATAAGGAAGATCCAGAAGGTTTAAAAACTTTCTTGATCGACTATGCCAAAAAGCAGGATCATGCGCCTGTACTTATTCCGACAGCCGATCCATATGTAGAATTCGTGGATGAATATCTGCCGGAATTAAGGGAGTATTTCCTTATTCCTCAAACGGAACAAGGATTATATACTAAGATAATGGACAAAGGTACACTCCACACACTGGCTTCCGAGCATGGAGTAGCTGTTCCGGAAACGGTTCAAGTGGATGATGAGAATCTTGTAAAAAGAGTAGAAGAGGAAATCAAATACCCTTGTCTCGTCAAGCCGGTCGATTCACCAGCTTTTGTTTCTAAGTTCAGAAGGAAGCTTTTCAAAGTCCATAATAAAAAAGAACTAATTGAAAAAGTGGAACAAGCGAAAGAAGCGAATATAGAAGTCATCGTCCAACGAATTATTCCTGACTTTGATGACCATATGTACACATTTGATGCGTACCTGGACCAAAACTCCAAAGTGACGCATTGGGTGACTTGCCAAAAGCTGCGTCAATTCCCTGTCAATTACGGGGCATCTGTTTACACCCAGCAAAAATATGTACCTGAGCTTTATGAGCTAGGTACGAAGTTTTTAGAAGGAATCGGATATAAAGGTTTCGCAGAAATTGAATTTAAAAAGGACGCAGAAACCGGCCAGTACTATTTAATTGAAATCAATGTCCGTATCACGAATTTGAACCATTTATTACAAAAAACAGGCATCAACATCCCTTATATCACTTATAAAGAGTTGATTGGAGACCCGGTGGAGCCAAAAGCGGTAGAAGAGGATCAGAATCTTGTTTTCTGGTATGCCTACGAGGATCTTCTGGCTGTCAGGGAATATATCAAAACGGGACAACTCTCCCCTCAGAAGGTGTTGAAGTCGTATTTCAGACCGAAAGCTCATGCTATCTGGGACCCGAAAGATCCAAAACCAGCATTCTCTTTTGGGAAAAAGTTGGCGAATTTGGTGGTCAATAAAGTAACAAAGAAAAGCAAGTAA